From Elaeis guineensis isolate ETL-2024a chromosome 16, EG11, whole genome shotgun sequence, a single genomic window includes:
- the LOC105059416 gene encoding WEB family protein At3g51220 isoform X2: METEEGGVMVTRGEIDTRAPFRSVKEAVILFGERVLSGEDYTNKLNEMRFVASTSKHRPSHIGSMKAELEETKKNLEKAREESLEMANCLSSLRAELEVTKNELKHMKERESEKRVIELEIEDLKFVESTTKIQVEKPVIKEGMELQKNRSVKFADPPTLAQVLEEQVFERQLSVDSATDPMKKRKKKKAFIPFIGVIFSKKKGYQEGASPKAHRS; the protein is encoded by the exons ATGGAGACAGAAGAAGGTGGAGTCATGGTGACAAGAGGCGAGATCGACACAAGAGCACCATTCCGATCGGTGAAGGAAGCTGTTATCCTTTTTGGTGAGAGGGTCTTATCTGGAGAAGACTATACCAACAAGCTTAATGAG ATGAGATTTGTGGCAAGCACAAGCAAACATAGACCCTCTCACATCGGGTCCATGAAGGCTGAgttagaagaaacaaagaaaaaccttGAGAAGGCTCGTGAAGAAAGCTTAGAAATGGCAAACTGCCTCAGTTCTCTCAGGGCAGAGCTTGAGGTGACAAAGAACGAGCTCAAACACATGAAAGAAAGGGAATCAGAGAAACGAGTTATAGAATTGGAGATTGAAGACCTCAAGTTTGTAGAGAGTACAACCAAAATTCAGGTCGAGAAACCGGTGATTAAAGAGGGAATGGAATTGCAAAAGAACAGGAGTGTTAAGTTTGCTGACCCACCAACCCTGGCTCAAGTTTTAGAAGAACAAGTTTTTGAAAGACAACTGTCTGTGGACAGTGCAACAGATccaatgaagaagaggaagaagaaaaaggcatTCATTCCTTTCATAGGTGTGATTTTCTCTAAGAAGAAAGGTTATCAAGAAGGTGCATCACCTAAAGCTCATAGATCATAA
- the LOC105059416 gene encoding WEB family protein At3g51220 isoform X1, with the protein MHQWLKAFLGTCLHRHTQNSQFEDHPVLVVKEEEQNMETEEGGVMVTRGEIDTRAPFRSVKEAVILFGERVLSGEDYTNKLNEMRFVASTSKHRPSHIGSMKAELEETKKNLEKAREESLEMANCLSSLRAELEVTKNELKHMKERESEKRVIELEIEDLKFVESTTKIQVEKPVIKEGMELQKNRSVKFADPPTLAQVLEEQVFERQLSVDSATDPMKKRKKKKAFIPFIGVIFSKKKGYQEGASPKAHRS; encoded by the exons ATGCACCAATGGCTTAAAGCTTTTTTAG GTACATGTTTACATCGTCATACGCAAAATTCACAGTTTGAGGACCATCCAG TCTTAGTTGTTAAAGAGGAAGAACAGAACATGGAGACAGAAGAAGGTGGAGTCATGGTGACAAGAGGCGAGATCGACACAAGAGCACCATTCCGATCGGTGAAGGAAGCTGTTATCCTTTTTGGTGAGAGGGTCTTATCTGGAGAAGACTATACCAACAAGCTTAATGAG ATGAGATTTGTGGCAAGCACAAGCAAACATAGACCCTCTCACATCGGGTCCATGAAGGCTGAgttagaagaaacaaagaaaaaccttGAGAAGGCTCGTGAAGAAAGCTTAGAAATGGCAAACTGCCTCAGTTCTCTCAGGGCAGAGCTTGAGGTGACAAAGAACGAGCTCAAACACATGAAAGAAAGGGAATCAGAGAAACGAGTTATAGAATTGGAGATTGAAGACCTCAAGTTTGTAGAGAGTACAACCAAAATTCAGGTCGAGAAACCGGTGATTAAAGAGGGAATGGAATTGCAAAAGAACAGGAGTGTTAAGTTTGCTGACCCACCAACCCTGGCTCAAGTTTTAGAAGAACAAGTTTTTGAAAGACAACTGTCTGTGGACAGTGCAACAGATccaatgaagaagaggaagaagaaaaaggcatTCATTCCTTTCATAGGTGTGATTTTCTCTAAGAAGAAAGGTTATCAAGAAGGTGCATCACCTAAAGCTCATAGATCATAA
- the LOC105059441 gene encoding COBRA-like protein 1, translating to MEEQARPRIMELLIPHKEALVLILLLVESWNLADCYDPLDPNGNITVTFDIFQWTQEGYMARVTIQNYYQYRHVEIPGWSLGWTWAEQEVIESMAGALATQQGDCSRYKYRTLHCCKRDPVIIDLTPDAAPENRTANCCHSGILSAWAIDQSTSFSSFIMVVGGLDPKAAPQKPQNLTFLAPGSGYTCGPFEVHTPTVFSVVEGRREEQAFKTWKSACTYSSFVANNAPACCVSLSTFYNPKITPCSVCSCGCQASGNERPTCVGDSEMKRLPGDDNSVGCSDHMCPVRVHWHVKSNYIDYWKVKVTVSNYNFASKFSNWNLVIQHPAFGQRTLSHSFNSTGLATVGNMDEAAIFWGLEYYNKELLQAGDKEPGSVMTEMVMHKDPESFTLRNGWAFPRRVYFNAEICEMPMPDDFPRLPNTSSRPSNACYLIFILSFLILLFH from the exons ATGGAGGAACAAGCTAGACCCAGAATTATGGAGCTTCTCATTCCACACAAAGAGGCTCTTGTGCTGATATTATTGTTGGTGGAATCATGGAATCTAGCAG ATTGTTATGACCCTTTGGATCCCAATGGAAACATCACAGTTACATTTGACATCTTTCAGTGGACACAGGAGGGATATATG GCAAGAGTAACTATCCAAAACTACTACCAATACCGGCATGTTGAGATTCCTGGCTGGAGTCTAGGATGGACATGGGCTGAGCAAGAGGTCATCGAGTCCATGGCTGGTGCTCTTGCCACCCAGCAAGGCGACTGCTCCAGATATAAATACCGTACACTTCATTGCTGCAAGAGAGATCCAGTCATCATCGATCTCACGCCGGATGCGGCGCCTGAAAACCGGACAGCTAATTGTTGCCACAGCGGCATTCTCTCGGCTTGGGCCATCGACCAGTCTACTTCCTTCTCATCTTTTATCATGGTTGTAGGAGGCCTCGATCCAAAGGCAGCACCCCAGAAGCCCCAGAACCTCACATTCCTAGCACCAGGCTCAGGCTACACTTGTGGTCCATTTGAGGTGCATACTCCTACAGTGTTCTCAGTTGTCGAAGGGAGAAGAGAAGAGCAGGCTTTCA AGACATGGAAATCGGCATGCACCTACTCTTCATTCGTGGCGAACAACGCACCGGCTTGTTGCGTCTCACTGTCGACATTCTACAACCCCAAAATCACGCCCTGCTCAGTCTGCAGCTGTGGCTGCCAGGCTTCAGGCAACGAAAGACCAACATGTGTCGG AGACAGCGAGATGAAACGATTGCCAGGAGACGATAACTCGGTGGGCTGCAGTGATCACATGTGTCCAGTCCGAGTTCATTGGCATGTGAAATCTAATTATATAGATTACTGGAAAGTGAAGGTGACGGTGTCGAACTACAACTTTGCTTCCAAGTTCTCTAACTGGAACTTGGTAATTCAGCACCCCGCTTTCGGCCAGCGTACTCTGTCTCACAGCTTCAACTCTACCGGACTTGCTACCGTGGGGAACATGG ATGAGGCAGCCATTTTTTGGGGTCTAGAGTACTACAACAAGGAGCTTCTGCAGGCTGGCGACAAGGAACCTGGCTCGGTCATGACAGAGATGGTGATGCATAAGGATCCTGAGTCATTCACATTGAGGAATGGCTGGGCTTTCCCTCGAAGAGTCTACTTTAATGCAGAAATCTGTGAAATGCCAATGCCAGATGACTTTCCAAGACTGCCAAACACTAGTTCCCGTCCCTCAAATGCTTGCTATCTTATCTTCATTCTATCCTTCTTGATTCTTCTCTTCCATTAG
- the LOC105059414 gene encoding peptide methionine sulfoxide reductase A5 isoform X1 gives MELPNRGFFLLGLLLFFGVLVDPVAAIRFPERIPESGRQQPTQPLRVAFFALGSFWRSEAAFGCLPGVVQTSVGYAGGTKTNPKYPNLGDHAECVKVEYDPKVIQFKQLLDVFWANHDPRQVFGQGPDVGNQYRSIIFTNGTLEARLAAASKEREQTKSRSSIVTTQIQQIGTFYPAEFEHQKFELKRNHFLLQLIGNMPEEELMTSSLAAKLNGYAAELCPPRIQKKIDAKIDEILKNGWPILRDV, from the exons ATGGAGCTCCCCAACAGGGGCTTCTTCCTCCTAGGGCTTCTCCTTTTTTTCGGCGTCTTGGTGGATCCGGTGGCGGCCATCCGGTTCCCCGAGCGGATCCCGGAATCTGGACGCCAGCAGCCGACCCAGCCCCTCAGGGTCGCCTTCTTCGCCCTCGGGAGCTTCTGGCGGTCGGAAGCCGCCTTCGGATGCCTCCCCGGCGTCGTCCAGACCTCCGTTGGGTATGCCGGTGGGACGAAGACCAATCCAAAGTATCCGAATCTGGGGGACCACGCCGAATGCGTCAAG GTTGAATATGATCCCAAAGTGATTCAATTCAAGCAGCTTTTGGATGTCTTCTGGGCGAATCATGATCCTAGGCAGGTCTTTGGCCAAGGACCAGATGTAGGTAACCAATATAG ATCAATTATATTCACAAATGGAACCCTAGAGGCTAGGTTAGCTGCTGCAAGCAAAGAAAGGGAACAAACCAAGAGTCGGAGCAGTATTGTGACTACACAAATCCAACAAATTGGAACCTTCTATCCTGCTGAATTTGAACACCAG AAATTTGAGCTGAAGCGTAACCATTTTCTCCTGCAATTGATTGGAAACATGCCAGAAGAGGAACTTATGACATCAAGCCTAGCTGCAAAGTTGAATGGCTATGCTGCTGAGCTTTGCCCTCCACGgatccaaaagaagatcgatgcCAAGATTGATGAGATACTAAAAAATGGTTGGCCTATACTAAGGGACGTCTAG
- the LOC105059414 gene encoding peptide methionine sulfoxide reductase A5 isoform X2, translating to MELPNRGFFLLGLLLFFGVLVDPVAAIRFPERIPESGRQQPTQPLRVAFFALGSFWRSEAAFGCLPGVVQTSVGYAGGTKTNPKYPNLGDHAECVKVEYDPKVIQFKQLLDVFWANHDPRQVFGQGPDVGNQYRSIIFTNGTLEARLAAASKEREQTKSRSSIVTTQIQQIGTFYPAEFEHQIQVLPYFAPANLRARRKVQMLKINLS from the exons ATGGAGCTCCCCAACAGGGGCTTCTTCCTCCTAGGGCTTCTCCTTTTTTTCGGCGTCTTGGTGGATCCGGTGGCGGCCATCCGGTTCCCCGAGCGGATCCCGGAATCTGGACGCCAGCAGCCGACCCAGCCCCTCAGGGTCGCCTTCTTCGCCCTCGGGAGCTTCTGGCGGTCGGAAGCCGCCTTCGGATGCCTCCCCGGCGTCGTCCAGACCTCCGTTGGGTATGCCGGTGGGACGAAGACCAATCCAAAGTATCCGAATCTGGGGGACCACGCCGAATGCGTCAAG GTTGAATATGATCCCAAAGTGATTCAATTCAAGCAGCTTTTGGATGTCTTCTGGGCGAATCATGATCCTAGGCAGGTCTTTGGCCAAGGACCAGATGTAGGTAACCAATATAG ATCAATTATATTCACAAATGGAACCCTAGAGGCTAGGTTAGCTGCTGCAAGCAAAGAAAGGGAACAAACCAAGAGTCGGAGCAGTATTGTGACTACACAAATCCAACAAATTGGAACCTTCTATCCTGCTGAATTTGAACACCAG ATTCAGGTGCTACCATATTTTGCACCTGCAAACCTCAGGGCCAGAAGAAAG GTTCAGATGCTCAAGAT AAATTTGAGCTGA
- the LOC105059413 gene encoding DNA-directed RNA polymerases II, IV and V subunit 6A isoform X2, whose product MYEDEPPEPEIEEGAEKEDADNNNEEIPDTFIGTEAEEKEEQAPVERPRRTSKYMTKYERARILGTRALQISMNAPVMVELEGETDPLEIAMKELRERKIPFTIRRYLPDGSYEDWGVDELIVEDSWKRQVGGD is encoded by the exons GTATGAGGATGAGCCACCAGAGCCTGAGATTGAG GAAGGGGCAGAGAAGGAGGATGCAGATAATAACAATGAAGAAATTCCTGATACCTTTATAGGCACAGAAGCTGAGGAAAAGGAGGAGCAAGCACCAGTGGAACGACCTCGGAGAACTTCGAAGTACATGACCAAGTATGAGCGTGCAAGAATCTTGGGTACACGTGCTCTTCAGATTAG CATGAATGCTCCTGTGATGGTTGAGCTGGAGGGGGAGACTGATCCACTTGAG ATTGCAATGAAGGAACTTAGGGAACGAAAGATTCCTTTCACTATTCGCCGGTACTTACCTGATGGAAG CTATGAAGACTGGGGAGTTGATGAGCTGATTGTGGAGGACTCTTGGAAAAGGCAAGTGGGTGGCGACTGA
- the LOC105059413 gene encoding DNA-directed RNA polymerases II, IV and V subunit 6A isoform X1 — MADDDYNDMDMGYEDEPPEPEIEEGAEKEDADNNNEEIPDTFIGTEAEEKEEQAPVERPRRTSKYMTKYERARILGTRALQISMNAPVMVELEGETDPLEIAMKELRERKIPFTIRRYLPDGSYEDWGVDELIVEDSWKRQVGGD, encoded by the exons GTATGAGGATGAGCCACCAGAGCCTGAGATTGAG GAAGGGGCAGAGAAGGAGGATGCAGATAATAACAATGAAGAAATTCCTGATACCTTTATAGGCACAGAAGCTGAGGAAAAGGAGGAGCAAGCACCAGTGGAACGACCTCGGAGAACTTCGAAGTACATGACCAAGTATGAGCGTGCAAGAATCTTGGGTACACGTGCTCTTCAGATTAG CATGAATGCTCCTGTGATGGTTGAGCTGGAGGGGGAGACTGATCCACTTGAG ATTGCAATGAAGGAACTTAGGGAACGAAAGATTCCTTTCACTATTCGCCGGTACTTACCTGATGGAAG CTATGAAGACTGGGGAGTTGATGAGCTGATTGTGGAGGACTCTTGGAAAAGGCAAGTGGGTGGCGACTGA